The Sneathiella sp. P13V-1 genome window below encodes:
- a CDS encoding thiamine pyrophosphate-binding protein — protein MKTGGQLIVECLEAQGVDRVFCVPGESYLAVLDALHDSDIETVVAKQEGGAAMMAEADGKLTGRPGICMVTRGPGATNAASGIHVAKQDSVPMIMFVGQIGRRMKGREAFQEVDYRQTFGDLAKWVEEIDHADRIPEVISHAYHVAMSGRPGPVVIALPEDMLRDVADVEPAPYIEVADPAPTEEAIAGVVDLLKEAKNPFLLLGGTRWTEEDVATVHKFAEDWGLPVGCSFRRQQLFDHTHPNYAGDVGLGINPALKSRLENSDLVILLGARFSENPSQGFSSFDIPVPKQNIVQIHSGAEELGRIYRANVSINATPGTFLNAMMKEATPEGRAVDPTVHEEYLAWTSNPPKIPGDVQMGEVMKHLIKVLPEDAIMANGAGNYAIWLHRFWPFRSFGSQLAPTSGSMGYGLPAAVAGGLRCPDKEVFCFAGDGCFQMTMQEFGTAMQYRSKVIVLLIDNGIYGTIRMHQEREYPSRISGTDILNPDFAALAKAYGAHAETVVKTEEFPAALERARNSKFAALIHIKIDPEAISPTATISGLRGK, from the coding sequence ATGAAAACAGGTGGTCAACTGATTGTAGAATGCCTTGAAGCGCAGGGTGTTGATCGGGTTTTTTGTGTGCCGGGTGAGAGTTATCTCGCTGTTTTGGATGCGTTGCATGACAGTGACATAGAAACGGTTGTTGCCAAGCAAGAAGGCGGGGCCGCCATGATGGCAGAAGCTGACGGCAAGCTGACGGGACGTCCCGGCATTTGCATGGTGACACGGGGGCCAGGTGCGACAAACGCAGCGTCAGGTATTCATGTGGCGAAGCAGGATAGCGTCCCGATGATCATGTTCGTGGGACAAATTGGCCGCCGCATGAAAGGACGTGAAGCCTTTCAGGAGGTGGATTATCGGCAGACATTTGGTGATCTTGCCAAATGGGTCGAAGAAATTGACCATGCAGACCGTATCCCCGAAGTAATTTCTCACGCTTATCATGTAGCCATGAGTGGTCGCCCAGGTCCTGTGGTGATTGCATTGCCGGAAGATATGCTCCGCGATGTGGCAGATGTAGAACCCGCACCTTATATTGAAGTGGCAGATCCTGCTCCAACTGAAGAGGCTATTGCCGGTGTTGTTGATCTTTTGAAAGAGGCTAAAAACCCTTTCCTTCTTTTAGGGGGAACGCGTTGGACAGAAGAAGATGTCGCAACAGTGCACAAGTTTGCAGAAGATTGGGGTCTGCCGGTCGGTTGTTCGTTCCGCCGTCAGCAGTTGTTTGACCATACGCATCCCAATTATGCGGGCGACGTAGGTCTGGGCATCAATCCCGCGTTGAAGAGCCGGTTGGAAAATAGTGATCTGGTTATCCTTCTCGGTGCCCGTTTCTCTGAAAACCCAAGTCAGGGTTTCTCTTCCTTTGATATTCCGGTGCCCAAGCAAAATATCGTGCAAATCCACAGTGGTGCAGAAGAGCTTGGTCGTATCTACCGGGCCAATGTTTCTATCAATGCCACACCAGGTACTTTCCTGAATGCAATGATGAAAGAGGCAACGCCTGAGGGGCGTGCTGTTGACCCAACCGTTCATGAAGAATATCTGGCTTGGACATCTAATCCACCTAAGATTCCTGGCGATGTCCAGATGGGTGAAGTTATGAAGCACTTGATAAAGGTGCTGCCTGAAGATGCGATTATGGCAAATGGGGCAGGGAACTATGCCATTTGGTTGCATCGTTTTTGGCCATTCCGGAGTTTTGGCAGTCAACTGGCACCAACCTCTGGCTCTATGGGCTACGGTTTGCCAGCCGCCGTTGCAGGTGGTTTGCGTTGCCCGGATAAAGAAGTTTTCTGTTTTGCGGGTGATGGGTGTTTCCAGATGACCATGCAGGAATTTGGAACCGCCATGCAATATAGATCCAAAGTCATTGTGCTGCTGATCGATAATGGCATCTATGGTACCATTCGAATGCATCAGGAAAGGGAGTATCCTTCCCGAATTTCCGGTACGGATATTCTAAACCCGGATTTTGCGGCGTTGGCAAAGGCCTATGGGGCTCACGCAGAAACTGTTGTCAAAACCGAAGAGTTTCCCGCTGCGTTGGAGCGGGCGCGGAATTCGAAATTTGCTGCACTTATCCATATCAAGATTGATCCAGAAGCGATTTCCCCAACGGCAACTATCTCAGGCTTGAGAGGGAAATAA
- a CDS encoding TraR/DksA family transcriptional regulator has product MLALDEIKVELEKRKLILNKRVSEMEAALRSEHSTNFSEQAHEREDEEVMERLEQEALQEIEAINHALTRIENDTYGVCSVCGGDIGEKRLKVLPYAGLCISCAE; this is encoded by the coding sequence ATGCTGGCACTAGATGAAATTAAAGTAGAGCTCGAAAAACGTAAGCTGATTTTGAACAAGCGTGTGAGTGAGATGGAAGCCGCACTTCGTTCTGAGCATAGTACAAATTTTTCCGAACAGGCGCACGAGCGTGAAGATGAAGAGGTGATGGAGCGTCTTGAACAAGAAGCCCTTCAAGAGATTGAGGCGATCAATCATGCGCTCACACGTATCGAAAACGATACTTATGGGGTTTGTTCCGTTTGTGGCGGTGATATTGGTGAGAAGCGCTTGAAGGTTCTGCCATATGCAGGTCTTTGCATTAGTTGTGCTGAATAA
- a CDS encoding acyl-CoA carboxylase subunit beta yields the protein MAVIESKIDPHSDQFAHNAGAFEELLDAWRERMSEAVGGGREALVERHHKRGKILVRDRIDRVIDPGTAFLELSPLAAFGQYGNEVPSAGIVTGIGIVSGTPCMFIANDATVKGGSFFHETVKKHIRAQEIASNHRLPCLYLVDCGGAYLPEQDRVFPDRDHFGNTFYRQCQMSAEGIPQISVVFGGCTAGGAYIPSLSDQVIMVKDNARIHLGGPSIVKVAINEEVDGETLGGAEMHSTVSGVSDHLAENEEEALARLRDIVANLNMERIAPPLGEALPPRHSPEELTGVINSDRKIPYDVREVIARLVDDSDYQEFKPAWGESLVCGFAKIHGYPIGVIGNNGALFSDSSMKGAQFIQLCDQRNIPILFLHNITGFMVGSEAERGGIAKNSAKMVYAMSTVKVPRLSVIIGGSYGAGNYGMCGRGFRPDFMFAWPNAELATMSADIASNVMLELRRGKLDGSAAAQEELNALEKSVRDQYGRQSDPYYATSRLWDDGIIAPSQTRDIMGLCLSIIQSTPNVDQYSPVYRM from the coding sequence ATGGCAGTAATAGAGAGTAAAATCGATCCGCACTCAGATCAATTTGCCCATAATGCTGGCGCATTTGAAGAGTTGTTGGACGCTTGGCGGGAGCGCATGAGTGAAGCGGTGGGCGGAGGTCGTGAAGCGCTAGTTGAGCGTCATCACAAACGAGGTAAAATTCTCGTCCGAGATCGTATCGACCGAGTTATTGATCCAGGAACAGCTTTTTTGGAACTCTCTCCACTGGCGGCTTTCGGGCAGTATGGAAACGAGGTCCCGTCCGCAGGAATTGTGACAGGTATCGGAATTGTCTCCGGTACTCCTTGTATGTTTATTGCCAATGATGCCACGGTTAAGGGGGGATCCTTCTTCCATGAGACGGTGAAAAAGCATATCCGTGCCCAGGAAATTGCCTCTAATCATCGTTTGCCATGTCTGTATTTGGTGGATTGCGGTGGGGCGTACCTGCCGGAGCAGGATCGGGTTTTTCCTGACAGGGACCATTTCGGAAACACTTTCTATCGTCAGTGCCAGATGTCAGCTGAAGGCATCCCTCAGATCTCTGTTGTTTTCGGTGGTTGTACGGCGGGCGGCGCTTATATCCCTTCGCTTTCTGATCAGGTGATCATGGTGAAGGATAATGCCCGCATTCATCTTGGTGGGCCTTCCATTGTAAAGGTCGCGATTAACGAAGAGGTCGATGGTGAAACGCTGGGCGGTGCGGAAATGCACAGCACCGTTTCGGGTGTGAGTGATCATTTGGCGGAAAATGAAGAGGAGGCGCTTGCACGTCTTCGTGACATTGTCGCCAATTTGAATATGGAGCGTATTGCGCCGCCGTTGGGTGAGGCTTTGCCCCCAAGACATAGTCCGGAAGAGCTGACAGGCGTCATCAATAGTGATCGTAAAATCCCTTACGATGTGCGTGAAGTCATCGCACGCCTTGTTGACGATAGTGATTATCAGGAGTTTAAGCCTGCCTGGGGAGAGAGTCTGGTTTGCGGGTTTGCGAAAATTCATGGTTATCCCATTGGTGTCATTGGAAATAATGGCGCGCTTTTTTCAGATAGTTCTATGAAAGGGGCCCAGTTTATTCAGCTGTGCGATCAAAGAAATATTCCAATCCTGTTTTTACATAACATTACAGGCTTCATGGTTGGATCCGAAGCAGAGCGTGGCGGCATCGCGAAAAACAGCGCGAAAATGGTCTATGCCATGTCGACCGTTAAGGTGCCGCGCCTGTCTGTGATTATTGGCGGATCCTACGGGGCCGGGAATTATGGCATGTGTGGTCGTGGTTTCAGGCCGGACTTCATGTTCGCTTGGCCAAATGCAGAACTTGCAACCATGTCAGCGGATATTGCGTCCAACGTGATGCTGGAGCTTCGCAGAGGCAAGCTGGATGGTAGTGCCGCGGCGCAAGAAGAGCTGAACGCACTGGAAAAATCGGTGCGGGATCAGTATGGCCGACAGAGCGATCCCTATTACGCGACGTCCAGATTGTGGGATGATGGAATAATTGCGCCGTCGCAGACACGGGACATTATGGGGCTTTGCCTTTCAATCATTCAATCAACACCTAATGTTGATCAGTATTCACCAGTCTATCGGATGTAA